In the genome of Leptotrichia sp. HSP-536, the window AAATATACAATGCCAGTTGTTGGAGAAATCCAGGCGGATTCAAGAGCGAAAGAAAAATTGCAGGTAAATGATAAAATTTTGGCGATTAATGGAGAAAATATATCGAATTGGGTTGAAATGTCGGAAAAAGTTTCAAAAATTAGCCAAAATTATAAAGATGAAGATGTAAGTTTAAAAATTTTGAGAAATAATAAGGAAATTATAGAAAATGTGAAATTGACATATTATAAGGAAGCAAAAGCAAATTTGCTTGGAATACAGGTTTTACCACAAAAGACTAGTTTTAGTGAAAAAATAAAAATGAGTTTTGTGATGTTTGGGGATTATTTCAAACTAACGCTTGATGGTGTTAGAATGCTTGTAACTGGGAAAGTGGCAATGAAGGAAATGACAGGGCCTGTAGGGCTTCCAAAACTTGTTGGACTTGCATATGGGCAAGGTGGCTTCCTGGCGTTAATTAATATATTTATTTTAATTTCAATAAATATTGGAATTATGAATTTGCTGCCTATTCCTGCACTTGATGGAGGAAGACTGATTTTCATTATTCCTGAATTTTTAGGAATAAAAATTAATAAAAAAATTGAAGAGCAAATACATTTAATTGGAATGATATTTTTGCTTGTATTAATGTTAATTATTGTATTTTTTGATGTAACCAAGTATTTTTAAAAGATGGAAGTGAAAATAAGTGGAAATTATTAGCCAAAAGACAAAAAGAGTAATGAAACTTTCAGGAGTAATTGCAAAATATGGATTTAATGAATTGTTTAAAAGAGGGGAACTTGAGAAATATATTCCCAAAAACGTTAAACGTAAATACAGCGATAAAATTGAAGAAATAAATTCATATACTTTTTATGAAAGAATACGAATGGCAATCGAAGAAATGGGACCTGTTCATATAAAATTTGGGCAAATGTTAAGTAATAGAAAAGATATATTGCCTGAAGAATTTATTATAGAACTGCAGAAGTTACAGGATAATGTGGAAGTAGAGAAAATTGATGTAAGGAAAAAGCTGGATTTAGAGCTTGGAATTGATGTAAATGATTATTTTAGCGAGATAGAAGAAAATCCAATGGCTTCAGCTTCAATAGGGCAAGTATTCAGAGCAAAGCTAAAGACAGGAGAAAAAGTTGTTATAAAAATACAGCGGAAAAATATACGTCCTGTTGTTGAAGCTGATTTAGGTATTATGAAAAATCTTGCAAAAACTCTTGAAAAATATTATGATGATTTAAAAAGAATGAATATTAGCGAGATTGTAGAAAGTTTTGAAAAAATGTTAAATGAAGAGCTTTCGTTAAATAATGAGCTAAATAATATGCTTCGTTTTGCAAACAACTTTAAGAATGATAGTAGAATTCATGTTCCAGTTGTGTATAAGACACTTTCTAATGATCGTATTCTTACTATGGAAATGATAGAAGGATTTAAAATTACAGATGCTGAAAATATTATAAAAATTGGAATAGAAACAAAAAAAGTTGCAAGAACAGGACTTGACTTATATTTGACGCAATTTTTGAAACATGGATTTTTTCATGCTGATCCGCATCCTGGCAATATCTTTATAAAGGAAAATGGACAAATTGTGTTTATTGATTTTGGGGCGATGGGAAGGCTTTATCCGAACGAGCGGGAACTTTTAATCAATTTGATTATTTACTCTCTTAAAAAAGATGTGAAAAAAATGATTGAAACAATACGGGAACTGGCTGTAAAATTTGAAGTGGCAGATGAAAGAAAATTTGAAAGAGAGCTGTACGGTCTAATTGAGCTGGTAGATGAAAATTCATTGGAAAATATAGATGTAGTTACTATTTTTGAAAAGGCAAGAAAAATATTCAGTAATAATCAGATTCTGCTTTCAGAAGATATTTACCTATTAGTAAAGGGTATTGGGCAAATTGAAGGAATAGGAAGACATCTAGATCCGACTTTAAATATAACAAAAGTTATGCGACCATATATGAATAAAATTACCAAAGAAAGGATGAATCCAATTAATATTTTTAAAAAAGGTATTTCTAAAATTGAAACTTTTTCAGACAATTGGCTAACTTTGCCTACAGATATGAAAATTCTCTTAGAAAAAATTCAGAATAATGAATTAAAGCATAAACATGAAATAATTGGTTTTGATAAATTTCAAAAGGCTTTTGAGCGATTGATTTTGGCAATCATTATTTCATCACTGTTTGTCGGCTCTTCAATATTGGCTTTAGCAAATATTCCACCAAAAATCTTTGGAATTTCAGGACTGGGACTATTAGGATTTTTTATTTCAGGTATTATGGGGATAAATTTATTTTTGAAAAGTAAAAAATAAGCAGTAACAAAATAAAAACTATTTTTTCAAAGCGTATAATAAATTACTTGAAAAGCTAAATTTTAAGAAGAACTATATAAAAGCTGAAAGGAATGGTAGTTATGGAAAATAATGTATTGTTGGCAACATTTGAAAATCAGTTAAGTGCATTTGAAGTATTGGCGGATATAAAGGCTAAATATGTTGGAAAAAATTATGTGATTACTCAGGCGGCTGTAGTAAGAAAGGAAAATGACAAATTAACTTTTAAAGATGGATTTGAAGTGGCTTCAAATGGAAAGATAGGATTTCTGAACGGAGGTCTTCTTGGAAGCTTTATTGGAATTCTTGGAGGTCCGCTAGGGATTATTTTTGGTGGAACTATTGGAGCTTTGATGGGTAGAAGACATGGAGATAAAGAAGATGAGAAAGTAATGAGCATTTTTGAAGATGTATCAAAACATCTTGTAAATGACCATTATGGATTGATTTTGCTAGTAGGGGAACCAGATGCTTCAGAACTAGATGATTTTTTGAATAAATATAAACCAGAAACTATTTTGAGAAAAGATGCCGCTGTTGTAAGAAAAGATTTGGAAATGGCTGAAGAATATGAAAGAAAATTGAAAACAGATGTAGAGTATAGGGAATTAAAAGAAAAATTTGAAAAGGGAACAGAAAAACTAAAAGATGACTTTTCCAATTTTTCAGAAAAAGTAAAAGCAAATACGGAAGCATTTACGGAAGACTTGACAAAATTTGTGCTAGATTTGAAAAATAAATTAAAAAAATAAAGATTGTTTTAAAAAGATGATTTTTTAGAGAATAGTCCTATTTATGTCATCCTAATACTATTCCCCGTTTAAATAGCGAATGTTTAATAAATTTTGAATTACATGCTATTTAGTAAGGAATTAAAACTTTTAACATAGTTTCTATTTTATAATGGGATTCAGTATTGGATTATTTTATTTAATATCAGTCTTTTACTATTTTTATTCGTTTTTTTCTTTTTTTCGCAGGATTGCTCATTGCCGTAAATCCTTATCCTGCAGTAAAGGTTTATCCTGATAATTAAAATTGTGGCAAGATTGCTACGCAATACCTATGGCTAGACTCCGGCTTTTATTTGCCCAGCTCCGAAACTCCTCCTTATAGTCGTCAAATAGTCGTAGCTAAACAAATAAAAGCTCCGTCGGTTTATTAAAACAAAAAAATTATATTTTAATTATTTTGAAATACTAGGTTCTTATCCTTTGTTGGAAAAGCTTGCAATAAATTCGTTATTTAAATGGGGTTTAGTATAAACAAGTAAAGTTAATAAATTAAAAGAAAAACCTTTAAGAATATATTTTTCAAGAATATATATTTTAAAGGTTTTTTTGAATTAAATAATTAATTTAATTATTGTCCTCTGTTTTCAACATCTTTTTCTATTTCCATTTTCCAACTTTCATCTAAATGTCCTGCTCTTACACCATCTATCGCTCTTTCTACTGCTTTATAATTGTTTTGAGTTCCAATGCTGTCAGATTTATATTGTACAGCTCTTGATCTTTCTACTCCTAAATTTTGTGCTGTTCCTATTGCATCTATGTTTGCTCCTAAAAATATAAATTCCCATTTTTCAGTATTTTTTTGTGTTTCGATTAATCTTTTTACCGTAGTTATGTTGTACTCTTTACTTGCATTTTCCATTCCATCAGTAATTATGACAAATAAGACTTTTTTTGCCTTATCTTTGCTGCTTAATTTTATCTGTTCAGATTTTACTTGTGAAACAGTTTTTCCGATTGCATCTAAAAGAGCGGTGTTTCCGCCTGGAGAATATTCATTTTCAGTTAGAGGCTTTATTTTTTGTATTGGGACATGGCTGTATAATAATTTGTATTCATTGTCAAATAAGACAGTTGTAACATATATGTTTTCATTATTTAATTTTTTTTGTTTTTCTAACATTGAATTGAAACCTCCAATTGTATCAGATTCCAGTCCCCCCATTGATCCGCTTTTGTCTAGAATAAACACAAGCTCCATTTTTTCTTGATTTTTTGAAGTAGTAATTTGTTTAGTTTTTGAAACAGAAAAAATAGATAAAGCTAAAAATAGAAATACGATTAAATTAGAAATTCTTTTCATTGTAAATCCCATCCTTTCAATTTTTTAATTATATTATTTTACTATGAACTCCTTCTAGTAAAGTGTACCTTAAAAATTGAAAATTTCAATAAAATAATTATAAAAATTTGATTTCATTAAATTAAAAATTAAATGTAAATAATAATTGACAAAACTGAAAAAACAGTATATTATATAAAAATGACTTGAAAGTCAATTTTATTTGTTAGGTGGGAGATGTTTGGAAAGGAAAAAAGGGAAAAAAAATCAAAAAAGAAAAAAAATACTGGATAAGGCATGGGAATTATTTAAAAAAAATGGATATGAAGAAACAAAGGTAGAGGATATTACCAGTGAACTAGGCATTTCCAAGGGAAGTTTCTATACGTATTTTAAAACAAAGGATGAAGTCCTGTATGAAATTTTGGAAAAAGTAAAAAAGCAAAATATGGAAAGAATTAATAAAATTAACGTTGATCAGGAGCCTGATAAAATTCTGGAAGATTATGTTATCAGTAAAATGAATTATACTGTTAAACTTCTCAATAATATGAAAATAAGTAGCATTGACAAAAATCTTTCAAATTCAAAACTAAAAAACTTTTTTGAAGAATTGAAAAAAATTTCAATTGAATTTATAAAAAAAAATATTGTTGAAAAATTTAACAAAATAAATGGAAATAAGTATAATTTGGAAATTATATCCGAATTTGTATATTTGGCAATAGAAGAATTTTTATACAATGAGTTTGTTCTGAAAAATTTTAAAAATTTAGAAAGCAGTGACCTTATAAATATTGAAAATACGGATAAATTTGAAAATTCATTGAAGGAAGTAATAAAATTTATAAATAATGCATTCAAATAAATTTAGGAAGGGAAAACAAAAGATGAAAAAAAACAGAATAAAGCTGTTAACAGCATTATTACTTTTATTATCTGTAATTTCCAGTTTTGCACAAAAAATTACGATACAGGAAGCTGCAGAAATGGCAGTAAAAAACAATAAGGACATCAAGGTAGGAATGCTGGAAGTGGAACAGGGACAGATTGATGTAGACAGAAGCTGGAAAAAGCAATTTTTTACAGTAAGCTACAATGTTTCGGCAAATGCACATTTTAAAGATATTTTGACTAAAGATGTCTTGACCAAGACAGGAGAATCATATCAGCATTATGTATCATTATCACAGCCAATTTATACAGGTGGAAAATTAAAATTGGGAAATGAAATAAGTAAGGATAATTTGAAATTAGCTGAGCTAAAATTGGATAAAACTAAAAAAGATACGATTTTAAGTACAGTTCAAGCATATATTGATGTTTATGACGCAATTAGTACACTTGGAGTGTTACAAAAATCGAAAGAAGCATTGGATGAAAATTATAAAATTCAGACGGAAAAATATAATTTGAGAATGGTTACAAAACCTGAATACAGAGAAGCGGAACGTGGCGTAAAAGACATGGAAGCGCAAATTGTACAGCAGCAGGGAAATATTGAAATTGCAAAGGAATCTTTGGGAATATTAATTGGAATACCGGATTCAAAAAATATTGAAATAGTTCCATTTGGAGTAGAAGATAATTTTACTAAGACAGTTGACTTAAAAAAAGACTTGGAAAAATTGCAAACTTTGAATACAGAATATAAGATTGCACAAAAGCAGATTGATATTACGAAAAAAAATGTAAAATTAGAAAAAGCCAGCTTTATGCCGACAATTAACGGAACAATAAACTATGGAGCATTAAGTGCGAAAAATAAGCCCAAAAAATTATTTAACACAAAAGAGTTTACATCAGTGGCAGGGGTAACATTCTCTTGGGATATTTTTGACTGGGGAAGAAAAAAGGACAATGTAAAATATGCCGAAAAGACTCAGGAGATTTCCGAAGTTAAGTCAGAACAGACATTAGATCTTGTTAAAGCAAATATGAGAAAAACATATTATAAGCTTCAGGCATTGGAAAAAAGTTTGGAAGCATTGAAACTTGCAGTGGAAAAAGCTGAAGAAACTTATGAACTGGAAAAGGAAAGATACAAATATAACTTAATTACAATGAATAATTTGCTGGATGCAGAGGCAAAACTAAGATTAAGCAGAGTAAATTATGCAAATACAAAGCTTAAATATTATTATTTAGTATCACAATATGGAGCATTTTTAGATTAATTTGAAAAATAAAAGCAGGAGGAAAAATAATGAAAATGAAGCTATATAATAAAAAAATTATAGTAGGGATAGCAATAATTGCGATGCTTGCAATATCTTGCGGAAAGAAAAAAACTCAGGCAACTGATAATTCAAGACCAGTAAAAGTGCAAATTATTGGACAAAATTCAATTTCTTTGGGATACAAGGCGAGCGGAACTTTGAAAGGAATTGAAGAAGTCCCATATACAGCTACTTCTTCTGGGGAAATAGTTGTAATAAATGCAAAAAATGGTGATAGTGTAAGGGCAGGACAAGTCATTGTCTCGATTGACAATCAAACTGCCAGATCGAATGTGAGAAGAGCGGCTTCAAGTGTAAATACAGCTTCATCAAATATCAATTCATCATCGGCAGCATTGGACGAAGCTAGAATCAATTATGAAAAATATGCTATGCTGTATGAAAAAAGGCTTGTAACAGAAACAGAATATCTAAATGCAAGGACTCGGTATAATTCAGCTAGAGCTAACTTGAGTGCTTCCAGAAATAATTTGACTTCAGCGCGGGCAGAACTGGATTCAGCGAATGACACAAATAGAAAATCTGTAATAAAAACAAATACAACAGGAACTATCGCAAATATGAAGCTGGAACTTCATCAGCAGACATCAGCAGGAAACCAGCTGTTTACAGTAATAAATGAATCAGAAATGCAGCTGGAAGTTGGAGTTTCACCTGAAGTAATTAGTAAAATTCACATCGGAACACAAGCCAGAGTAAAAATTGACGAACTGAAAGGGGAGGAGCTGGTAGGAACTGTATATGAGGCAGCTTCAGCGGCAAATTCATCAAGCAGACAATTTACAGTGAAAATCAAAATTCCTAATTCAGACAGAAGGCTAAAAAGTGGAATGTACGGAACTGCGAGTATAGACACAGGAGCTGAAAGCGGGATAATTATTCCTAAAAAGGCGATTGTTGTAAAAGGAGTGGAACAGGTAGTTTACATCGTTAGAAATGGAAAAGCGGTTGCAATTCCTATAAAAATAACTAATCAGAATGAGGAAATGGCGGCAGTTACTGGAAATGGATTAACAGCTGGAATAGAATTGATAGTTGATGGACAGAATGTTGTTCAGAATGATGAAAAAATAAGAAGAGTACAGTAGTTTTTTATTTAATTTTTAGAGTATAGTATTTTTTAAGTCAGTCAGATAAATTTTGAAATTTTTGATTTTTAAAATTTGTTTGGCTGTATTTTAGAAATAAGTATAAAAAAATAATTTAAAGATTCTATAAAAATAAAGAAATAAATTAAGGAGAAGCAAAAAATGACAGTAGCAGAATTTGCGACGAAAAGAGTCGTTTCTACAACGATGATATTAATATTTATGGTTTTTTCAGGATTCATGACTATGCGTTCGATGAAGAAGGAATTGATACCTGATTTTAAGTTTCCAATGGTAGTTATCAGTACGAGCTGGACTGGAGCCGCTTCTGAAGACGTAAAAACTCAGATTTCTAAAAAAATAGAAGATGCAGCATTAAACGTTGATGGGATTAAGAATATTTCAACAAGTTCAACTTATGGAAGTTCAAATGTCATGGTTGAGTTTAATTTTGGTGTGGATACTGACATAAAACAAGTGCAAATACAGTCAGAAATTGACAAAATAAAAAGAGACCTTCCAAGTGATGCAAACGATCCAATTGTTTCAAAAATGAATATGGCTGGTGGAAATTCAGATATGGCACTAATGGTTGCGATAAGAGGTGGAGACGAGGCTACGATTACTTCTTTTATAGAGGAAACGTTAAAACCTAGACTTAAGAGAAACAGAGGTGTCGGTGATATATCAGTATTTGGAAATGCCACAAGGCAAATAAAGGTAAAACTGGATCCATACAGATTGCAGGCGTACAATTTGTCTCCAAGTGAAATATATGCAAAAATTCAAGCAGCTAATACAATTGTTCCAGGCGGAACGGTAAAAGATGGAAGCAAGGAATTTATACTGAAAGTTGACGGTGAATTAAAAACGTTGGAACAGATACAGAATATTATTATTTCCAATAAAGATAATCAGGTAGTCAGATTGAATGATGTGGCGACAGTTGAATACGGAACGAAGGATAAAACCTCTTATTCTAAATATGATGGAAAAGATATGATTTCAGTTATGATTCAGAAAAGTAAGGATGGGAATCTGGTTGAAATTGCAAGTATAGCAAGAAAAGCTCTAGAAGAAATGAAACCTTTATTTCCTTCGGGAACAAGCTATGAAATAATAACTGATAACAGTATAAGAGTAAAAGAGGCAATATCTAATGTGACAAGTACGGGTCTTCAAGCATTAGTTATAACAATAATAGTATTGCTGGTCTTTTTGAAAGATTTAAGGGCTTCGCTCGTGGTTGGAATGTCGATACCAATATCAGCGATGTTTACATTCTTTCTATTAGGTACACAGGGAATTACGTTAAATTTGATTTCACTTATGGGACTGGCACTTGCGATTGGTTCGCTGGTGGATAATGCGGTAGTTACGTTAGACAATATATTTGATCATATTCAGATAAATAAAGAACCGGCAATGGTGGCGGCTATTCGGGGGACAAATGAGGTAATACTTCCGATGATAGCGTCAACAGCAACTTCAGTTTGTGTATTTTTACCAATAGTCTTATTTCCGGGATTTGCAAAGGAAGTCTTTTCAGGGATTTCTTTTTCAATGATGTTTGCACTATCTACTTCAATTGTTGTGGCAATGCTGTTTATTCCGATGGCTTCGAGTATATTTTTAAATATCGAGAAAATATCAGGGGCTGCAGGGAAAGCACATAGATTTAATGCGTTTAGAGACAGATACAAGGAGCTTGTAAAAAAAGCATTGGAAAATAGAAAAGTTGTCATAATAGGGATAGCAGTTCTATTTGTTGTGGTAGTTTTCGGACTTGGAAAAACTGTAAAAAGTGCATTTTTCCCAACGATTGATAATAATGAA includes:
- a CDS encoding efflux RND transporter periplasmic adaptor subunit is translated as MKMKLYNKKIIVGIAIIAMLAISCGKKKTQATDNSRPVKVQIIGQNSISLGYKASGTLKGIEEVPYTATSSGEIVVINAKNGDSVRAGQVIVSIDNQTARSNVRRAASSVNTASSNINSSSAALDEARINYEKYAMLYEKRLVTETEYLNARTRYNSARANLSASRNNLTSARAELDSANDTNRKSVIKTNTTGTIANMKLELHQQTSAGNQLFTVINESEMQLEVGVSPEVISKIHIGTQARVKIDELKGEELVGTVYEAASAANSSSRQFTVKIKIPNSDRRLKSGMYGTASIDTGAESGIIIPKKAIVVKGVEQVVYIVRNGKAVAIPIKITNQNEEMAAVTGNGLTAGIELIVDGQNVVQNDEKIRRVQ
- a CDS encoding ABC1 kinase family protein, whose protein sequence is MEIISQKTKRVMKLSGVIAKYGFNELFKRGELEKYIPKNVKRKYSDKIEEINSYTFYERIRMAIEEMGPVHIKFGQMLSNRKDILPEEFIIELQKLQDNVEVEKIDVRKKLDLELGIDVNDYFSEIEENPMASASIGQVFRAKLKTGEKVVIKIQRKNIRPVVEADLGIMKNLAKTLEKYYDDLKRMNISEIVESFEKMLNEELSLNNELNNMLRFANNFKNDSRIHVPVVYKTLSNDRILTMEMIEGFKITDAENIIKIGIETKKVARTGLDLYLTQFLKHGFFHADPHPGNIFIKENGQIVFIDFGAMGRLYPNERELLINLIIYSLKKDVKKMIETIRELAVKFEVADERKFERELYGLIELVDENSLENIDVVTIFEKARKIFSNNQILLSEDIYLLVKGIGQIEGIGRHLDPTLNITKVMRPYMNKITKERMNPINIFKKGISKIETFSDNWLTLPTDMKILLEKIQNNELKHKHEIIGFDKFQKAFERLILAIIISSLFVGSSILALANIPPKIFGISGLGLLGFFISGIMGINLFLKSKK
- a CDS encoding M50 family metallopeptidase; translated protein: MGIIFTIIILGIIILIHELGHFATAKFFKMPVSEFAIGMGPKVFSVKRGETVYSIRALPLGGFVNIEGMQPENFDLEKFKKEKTDEIIEELKNEKSIIEKTDKIENEEFINEVSRRLDKAVEKELNRQENIQKNGFFTKSPFSRFVVLIAGVTMNFISALIALFMLLSITGVMPIKYTMPVVGEIQADSRAKEKLQVNDKILAINGENISNWVEMSEKVSKISQNYKDEDVSLKILRNNKEIIENVKLTYYKEAKANLLGIQVLPQKTSFSEKIKMSFVMFGDYFKLTLDGVRMLVTGKVAMKEMTGPVGLPKLVGLAYGQGGFLALINIFILISINIGIMNLLPIPALDGGRLIFIIPEFLGIKINKKIEEQIHLIGMIFLLVLMLIIVFFDVTKYF
- a CDS encoding efflux RND transporter permease subunit — protein: MTVAEFATKRVVSTTMILIFMVFSGFMTMRSMKKELIPDFKFPMVVISTSWTGAASEDVKTQISKKIEDAALNVDGIKNISTSSTYGSSNVMVEFNFGVDTDIKQVQIQSEIDKIKRDLPSDANDPIVSKMNMAGGNSDMALMVAIRGGDEATITSFIEETLKPRLKRNRGVGDISVFGNATRQIKVKLDPYRLQAYNLSPSEIYAKIQAANTIVPGGTVKDGSKEFILKVDGELKTLEQIQNIIISNKDNQVVRLNDVATVEYGTKDKTSYSKYDGKDMISVMIQKSKDGNLVEIASIARKALEEMKPLFPSGTSYEIITDNSIRVKEAISNVTSTGLQALVITIIVLLVFLKDLRASLVVGMSIPISAMFTFFLLGTQGITLNLISLMGLALAIGSLVDNAVVTLDNIFDHIQINKEPAMVAAIRGTNEVILPMIASTATSVCVFLPIVLFPGFAKEVFSGISFSMMFALSTSIVVAMLFIPMASSIFLNIEKISGAAGKAHRFNAFRDRYKELVKKALENRKVVIIGIAVLFVVVVFGLGKTVKSAFFPTIDNNEYSVVASLSTGLDVEVAHEISKQMEQIVKEDPVTKNYTTIVNAQAAIVNVDVKKDTMKAMERVRQKMSNIPNVTIAVSPSKAGGRAVSKDYSFQVEGDNAEEINRIANAIMADMKQQSWFKDVKSSSEGGYPQAQLEVDRVKAESYGLSVTDITRMLNQTVLGVDPIEVTQDTETLKVYMEFEDEYKNSLEKILNIMIKTSTGQFVRLGDIATMKEVEGAASIETYNGAQIVTVGANMDKSKGLNDAASFVNASFQKTNPAAGYKIAPAGNAQSQKEMGGEIMNALALSIVLIYIVLAVQLESFVLPLIMMLALPLSMIGVIFGLAVTRIQLSMFVMIGILMLFGMAVNNAIVLLDFVSGLRQKGMEIREALVEAAGSRLRPILMTTLTTVLGWIPMVFSSKGSSGYYQGMAVAVMFGLSFCTLLTLFFIPVAYSIVEERKEKKQKAKEEKRKAKKMNERN
- a CDS encoding TetR/AcrR family transcriptional regulator, with the translated sequence MERKKGKKNQKRKKILDKAWELFKKNGYEETKVEDITSELGISKGSFYTYFKTKDEVLYEILEKVKKQNMERINKINVDQEPDKILEDYVISKMNYTVKLLNNMKISSIDKNLSNSKLKNFFEELKKISIEFIKKNIVEKFNKINGNKYNLEIISEFVYLAIEEFLYNEFVLKNFKNLESSDLINIENTDKFENSLKEVIKFINNAFK
- a CDS encoding vWA domain-containing protein → MKRISNLIVFLFLALSIFSVSKTKQITTSKNQEKMELVFILDKSGSMGGLESDTIGGFNSMLEKQKKLNNENIYVTTVLFDNEYKLLYSHVPIQKIKPLTENEYSPGGNTALLDAIGKTVSQVKSEQIKLSSKDKAKKVLFVIITDGMENASKEYNITTVKRLIETQKNTEKWEFIFLGANIDAIGTAQNLGVERSRAVQYKSDSIGTQNNYKAVERAIDGVRAGHLDESWKMEIEKDVENRGQ
- a CDS encoding TolC family protein, whose amino-acid sequence is MKKNRIKLLTALLLLLSVISSFAQKITIQEAAEMAVKNNKDIKVGMLEVEQGQIDVDRSWKKQFFTVSYNVSANAHFKDILTKDVLTKTGESYQHYVSLSQPIYTGGKLKLGNEISKDNLKLAELKLDKTKKDTILSTVQAYIDVYDAISTLGVLQKSKEALDENYKIQTEKYNLRMVTKPEYREAERGVKDMEAQIVQQQGNIEIAKESLGILIGIPDSKNIEIVPFGVEDNFTKTVDLKKDLEKLQTLNTEYKIAQKQIDITKKNVKLEKASFMPTINGTINYGALSAKNKPKKLFNTKEFTSVAGVTFSWDIFDWGRKKDNVKYAEKTQEISEVKSEQTLDLVKANMRKTYYKLQALEKSLEALKLAVEKAEETYELEKERYKYNLITMNNLLDAEAKLRLSRVNYANTKLKYYYLVSQYGAFLD